Sequence from the Pseudomonadota bacterium genome:
CGGCGCCCTGGCTCCGGTCCTGACCTTTCCGCCCTGTTTGTCCGAACCGCCCTGTTTGTCCGAACCGCCCTGCTTGTCCGAACCGCCCTGTTTGTCCGAACCGCCCTGTACCGAGGTCGGGGTAGGCGCTGCCGGCCGCACGCAGCTATCGATTCGGGATGCACGAGGCATGGTGATCCGGGCTCCCCACATAGCACGCTCGCCCCGGCTTGCGAGCAGCCGCCGAGACCTGCGCAGTGGACCTCGGCGCAGCAACGGGCGGCTCCGCGGCCATGTTTTTCACCCCTTCGCCATGCGATGTGCGATATCGTGGCCCCGCGGATGTCGATCCAACGGGGCACGCCTTTTCCCTTGGGAGCCAGTTTCGACGGTGTGGGCACCAATTTTTCGGTCTTTTCTTCGACAGCCGACGAAGTGCACCTGTGCTTGTTCGACCGTCGCGGCCACGAAATCCGCCTCGCGCTGCCCGGCAAGACCGCCGGCTACTGGCACGGGTACCTCCACGGAGTGCGTCCCGGCCAGCTCTACGGCTTCCGGGCTTGCGGCCCGTACAACCCCGGCTCCGGCTTGCTGTTCAACCCAAACAAGCTGCTGGCGGATCCCTACGCTCGCGCCCTCAGCGGCAAGCTGCGCTGGCACCCCTCGCTGCTGGGTCGGCGTCGCAAAGACAGGGGCGCGGCACCCGAGGCGCGGGACACCGCGCGCTACGTGCCCCGATCGGTCGTGGCCGATCCCTTTTTCGACTGGGAAGGAGACCGTCCGCCACGCACACCGTGGTGTGAGACCCTGATGTACGAGGCCCATGTCAGGGGGCTGACCGCGAGCCACCCCCAGGTCCCAAGCGAGCTGCGGGGCACCTATGCCGGGCTTTGCGAGCCCGCGCTGATCGATCATCTTCGTAGTCTCGGTGTTACCACACTGGCCCTGCTTCCGGTGCATCACTTCGTGACCGAGCAACACCTGGCCCGCAAGGGACTCACCAATTTCTGGGGATACAACCCGCTCGGCTACTTCGCACCGCATGCTGCCTACGCTGCGTCCGAGCTGCCTGGCAGCCAGGTTCCGGAGTTCAAGGCGATGGTCAAGCATCTGCATAGAGCCGGGCTCGAGGTCGTCCTGGACGTGGTCTTCAACCATACGGCCGAGGGTAACGAGCGGGGTCCAGTGCTCAGCTTCAAGGGGCTCGACAATCTGGTCTACTACCGCACGAAACCGGACCGGCCCGACCTGTACGAGGACTTCAGCGGCTGCGGCAACGCCTTGGACACGCGCCAGCCACAGGTAGTGCGGTTCATCATGGATTGCCTGCGCTACTGGGTTACGGAGATGCACGTGGATGGCTTCCGCTTTGATCTCGCTGCGGCACTGATTCGAGACGAGCGCGACCTGAACTGGAGTGCACCGCTGTTGAGCGCGATCGGGCAGGACCCCACGCTCCGGCACGTCAAGCTCGTCGCCGAACCCTGGGATCTGGGCCCCGACGGCTACTGCGTGGGCGGCTTCCCCTACCCCTGGTCGGAATGGAACGGACAATACCGCGACGTGGTACGCGACTACTGGCGCGGTCAGGAGGGAATGCTGGGTGCCCTTGCCAGTCGTCTTACCGGCAGTGCGGACATCTACGGCCCTTCTGGCAGATCGGCCTGCGCCAGCGTGAACTTCGTTACCTGTCACGACGGGTTCACGCTGCGTGACCTCGTTTCCCACAACCGCAGGCACAACGAGCCCAACGGCGAGGACAATCGCGACGGAGAGACACACAATCGCTCCTGGAACTGTGGCGTCGAGGGCGGAACCGAGGACCCGCGGGTGAACGCTCTGCGGGCCACGCAGCAGCGCAACCTCTTGACGACGCTGCTGCTGTCGCGCGGAGTTCCCTTGCTGCTGGCGGGCGATGAGATGGGGCGAACGCAGGGTGGCAACAACAACGCGTACTGTCAGGACAACCGCACGACCTGGTTGGACTGGCGCCACATGGACCGCGGTCTGCTGGAATTCACCAAGAATTTGGTGCGGCTCCGCACCCAATCCACAGCATTTCGGCGCAGCGGCTTTTGCGCGGACGGGCAGGAGCCCGTTAGCTACGGCCGCGCGGGGCCCGGACACTACGGATGCGCACAGAACACTCAAGTGCGAGCAACGGATGGATGCGAGATCGCCTGGTTCCGCCCCGACGGCAAGGCCATGTCCGAGCGGGACTGGGAGGTTCCGTTCGCGCGTGCTCTCACCGTTCTTTTCGAAGAGCCCGCCACTGCCGGTGGGGCAAGAGGGACCTACCTGCTCATGTTCAACGCCGGTTCCGAAGCCCTTACGTTCGCGCTGCCGGATGAGCCCCCGGGCACGTCCGGGTGGATCTGTGTGCTGGATACCTCCAGCGTCGACAGCACGTCGGAGATTCCCTGCACTGGCCGTGCAATCGAATTGCCGCCTCGGTCGACCCGCGTGCTACGCCGTGCAACAGACTGCGATGGCTACCCGATGACCCCTCCGAGGTCTAACGCACGCAACTCCTTGAAGCCCCCGCGACGGCAACCAGCAATTGGCCGCTAGACCAGCAATGCGCATGCGCCGAAGAATCGCCTATCTGACCTTGCTTGGATCATCCCTTATCGTCCTATCTCTGGGCGTTCTGGAGTTCACCCTCTTCCTGATCGCACCCCTCCTCCCCAACAACATTTCGACCGCCCTACTTTCACGCTACACAACCGATCCAGACGGCATGTACCGCATTGATTACCCTACCGGTTACCGGATCATGCGCCCCAATCAGACCATTCGGGCCTTCTGGGCCGGTAACAGCTGGCAGCACGCCACCGACCCCTGGGGTTTTCGGAATCCTCCTGACTCGAAGAAGGAGATTATCCTGCTAGGCGATTCCATGGTGTATGGCCACGGCGTCGACGAGCTGGACACCTTTTCCGGCATCCTACGCCACGAGTACCATCATCCCGTATACAACATGGGCCGCCAGGCTGACTGCGTTTACGAAAACTACATATCCTTGATGCTGTGGATTGACGAGTTCAAGCCGCGCAAAGTGATTCTATTCATATTTATCAATGACTTGCATGATACCATGTTTCATATGAATCCGCACCGGCAGCCGTTTCTGCCTACGCCTTCTCAACTATCTTCCATCAAGAGCCAGATCGTCAGCCTTCGAGAATCACCACCCCATCCGTCCTTGGAAGAACGCGTCGAGATGACGCACATGCTGCGTCTGATTAACGCATTGCAACAACGGCCTCAGATCGCGGAGTCGTTCCAGCTATTTCCCGGACTCGGGACCGATAATAGCGAACAGATTCCCTACTATGTAGCCGCAGTCGCTCGCAACGAGATATTTGCTGTAACGGGCAACTACTACCGTACTTACGTGAGCCATATCGCCAAACTCCTGCGCGAACGGGGTATACAGCTGTATCTGGTCGACCTCGACACCCGTGCGGCGCTCCCCAGGTTTGCTTACGCCGCGGACCGCGTGAGCCAATTGGTTCGAACGATGTGCCTCGAAAACAGACTGCTGTGCTATTCCGCTCGCCAAGCTCTCGACGCCTGCCGGACCTGTTTTCTGCCCCAAGATGGTCATTTCAGCAGGGAAGGCAATCGACGCGTCGCGGTAATGCTGGATAAGGCGCTGCGCCATGAGCTCGAGCCGATCGTGCAGCTTCAGGCACCAGATCGAGCAAAGGAAGCAGCCCAGCCAGGCAAGAGCCCGCAGGTGGTTCCGACTGGCGTACACTAAGGGCCCGCGGAAGAATAACTCATCCATTTCGCCGGTTCTGACCACCGCTGGCTATGTTGCTCCTCCTCGAGATATCCCCAATATTCCTCGTTGTCGCGCCTCGCCATTGGCGCCCAGTCCTTACCGAAACACACGAGTTATTCTTCCGCGGTCCCTAAGTGGAGACAATGCAGGCATCGGTCTCCACGAGGGCAGTGGCATGGATGGTGGCCACATGGGCTCTCGGCTGCGGCGACCCCATGGCCGGGCTGACCGGGCCCGTTTCCGGAGCGCTGCCGCAGGGCGTGTTCACGGAGGGCTCCCACACGCTCGCCGTGCTACCCGACACGCAGTTCTATTCGCAGCAGCTCCCGTACCTCTTCGAGCTTCAGACACGGTGGATCGCAGCGGTCGCGCACCAAATCGATCTTCGCTACGTGCTGCACCTGGGGGATATCGTGAATAGCAACAGCCCGCTAGAATGGGAGCGAGCGGCGCAGGCGATGTCGTTTCTCGATGGCGTGGTCCCCTACGTCGTTGTACCGGGCAATCACGACTACGGCCCTGCCGGTGACGCTTCAACCCGTGACACCCTGATGAACCACTACCTCGGTTTCGACAAGAGCGCCCGGCAACCCGGCTTTGGCGGCGCCTACGAATGGGGCAAGCTCGACAATACCTATCACTTGTTCACGGCCGGCGGGCGCGACTACATCGTGGTTGCCCTCGAATGGGCTCCACGCAACGTCGTACTGGAATGGGCGGACGGCGTGATGCGCCAGCACCCCCAGCGGTACGGCATCCTCGTCACCCACGCGTACCTGAACCACAACGATCGTCGCTACGACCATACGGACCCGGTGCACCCCCAGGATTTCAATCCGCACGCGTACCGCACGCCCGGTAAAGTCAACGACGGCGAAGAGATCTGGCAAAAGCTGGTGCGTCATCATCGCTTCGTGATCGCCCTGAATGGCCACGTGCTAGGCGACGGAACGGGCTACCTCGCCAGCATCACGGACCTGGGCAACACGTGCCATCAAATGCTGTCGAACTACCAGGGTCGGCCCCAGGGGGGGGAAGCCTATCTCCGTCTGCTGGAATTCCTTCCGGACGGTATCAGCGTCCGCGTGTTCACCTATTCGCCGCTGCTCACGACCTTTCTCACATCGGCTGATCAACAATTCGAGTTCGAGCTCGATTAGAAACTAGACCTGTAGACCTGCGGCGACGTCCGAATCTGGCGAGGAACGGCCCTCAACGCTAGACTTGTCTACTCCGCGTGCGCAAGAGTCCCAGCAAGAAAGCCAAGTTCATCTCCCTCACGTCCCACCCCGGACGCAGCGGCACCGCGTCGCTCCCAATCCACTGGGGAGAGGGCAGCGCCAGGCAACGCGGCCCTGTGATCGGCTCCCTTAGCAACCCCGCTCACCGAAACGTGATCGGAAGCCACTCGGGATCCTATGCCATCTACCGCGCTCTTGCGGTCGCCACGGGCGCCTTGGATCCAGAACGCGTCGCAGACCTCACGGATACGTCGCCCACCAGTCAGATCGGTCCCCATGAGGCATGGCGGGATCCGACCAAGATCGTTTCCATCGATGCCTTCGGTGCGGTCGTTGGGAACGCGTTTTCCGACTTGATCGCACAAGGTTACGACATTCGTCCTACCATCGCGATCACGCGCGCCAAGCTGCACATGCCCGAGATCCAAAGCGCGCAAGCACAAGGAAGGCTGCAGACCGATGGCGTGATCTTGTGCGAGGCGGGTGAATGCGCCGCAACAAAGATAGCGATCGAGCCGGTCTGGCACCTGCCCGGTGTGGCCCGCCGTTTCGATATCGAAGAGAGCCTGCTGCGGCACACCCTGTTCCAGCACACCGCCGGGATGTTCCCGGAGCTCGTGACTCGCAACGACCTGCAGGTGTTTCTTCCCCCCATCGGAGGGATGACCGTGTACCTGTTCGGCGAAGTGAGCACCGTCGCCGACCCGAGCGTGCCATTGACCGTGCGGGTGCATGACGAGTGCAACGGCTCGGACGTTTTTGGTTCGGATATCTGTACCTGCAGGCCCTACCTGGCTCACGGAGTCGAGGCCTGCATTCGACAGGCTCAGCTAGGGGGCAACGGCGTGATCGTCTACAACCGCAAGGAAGGACGTGCACTGGGCGAGGTGACCAAGTTCCTCGTCTACAACGCGCGCAAGAGACAGGCGGGCGGGGATCGAGCCGAAGCCTATTTCGAGCGCACCGAATGCGTCGCCGGGGTAGAGGACATGCGCTTTCAAGAGCTGATGCCGGACGTGCTGCACTGGCTCGGCGTGCGGCAGATCGACCAGTTGGTGTCGATGAGCAGCCTGAAGCACGAAGCCATCACCCGCTCGGGTATCAGCGTCGTGCGGCGGCTGGCCATCCCGAAGGAGCTCGTTCCTCCTGATGCCCACGTCGAGATCGATGCCAAACGTGCCGCCGGCTACTATTGGTCGAGCACACCGCCGGGTGCCGATCCGCGCAAGCGGGCCCAGGCCCGGAGCTCCGGAGAGTGAGCTCCGAGCAATGCGAGGCCCTGCGCCTGCTGCGAAGGCCAGCAATCATCCGTACCCGCTGCGATCGGATCCTCGAGGCGGCACTGGCGGGTCGCTCGCGCCATTTCCACGTACGTCTTGATCGATTGACCGAAATCGCCTCTTGCGTGGCACGGGTCACGCGTGCTCGCTATCCGGACCTGCGGGTTCCCTACCACAGTCGCTGGCGCCACTTCGGTGTTGATGGCCGGGACCGTTACGCGCAGCTCCAGGCCGAACATCCAGGATGCAGCGGCTGGGGCCCGGAGGATCGCGCGCGTTCCATGATCGATCTAACGGTCGTCAGTGTGCTGCTGGATGCCGGGGCAGGGCACGGCTGGCGTTTTCTGGAACGCGAAACGGGCAAACGCTACGGCCGCTCCGAGGGGCTTGCGCTCGCGAGCTTGCACCTCTTTGGCTCGGGGGTGCTGTCTTGTCAGCCTACCTCGCCGCTGCGCGTCGATGCCGAAGGGCTCGAGCGCCTGAGCGAAGCCAGGTTCGCCGCCGCCTTCCAGGCCGGCCCGGAAAACCCCCTCGCCGGCCTCGAAAACCGAGTTCGGCTGCTGCGGCGGCTCGGTCGCGCCTGTCGCCTCACCCCCGAGGTTTTCGAGCGGAACGGCGAGCTGCGACCCGGTCATCTGCTGGACCACTTCCGGAGGCTCGCCGGATCCAGCTCGCTCGACGCGGCGGAGGTGCTCGAGCATCTGCTGGCGGCGCTCGCGCCGATCTGGCCGCGCCGACTCGAGCTCGCGGGCAGCAACCTTGGCGACGTCTGGCGCCACCCCCAAGCTGGTGGCAACGGGACGAGCCGCGGCTTGGTTCCCTTCCACAAGCTCTCGCAATGGCTCACCTACTCCCTGATCGAGCCGCTGCAGGTAGGCGGTCTGAAGCTGCGCTCCCTGGAGGCCCTGACCGGTCTGGCCGAGTACCGCAACGGGGGCTTGTTCATCGATTACGGTGCGCTCGAGCTCAAGCATCCCGAAACCCTGGCAGGGCCGCAGCAGGTCGGCAGCGAGGCCGTGATCGAGTGGCGCGCACTGACCGTGAGCTTGCTCGATCGGCTCGCCGACGAAGTAAGGGACAACCTCGGCCGATCGTCTGAGCAGCTGCCGCTTGCCCGAATTCTGCAAGGAGGCACATGGGAGGCAGGCAGACGAATCGCAGGCGAACGACGCTCACACGCGGCGCCGCCCATTGTTGTGAGCAGCGACGCGACCGTGTTCTAAGGGCCCGCGGAAGAATAACTCATCCATTTCACCGGTTCCGACCGCCGCTGGCTATGTTGCGCCTCCTCGAAATATCCCCAATATTCCTGGTCGTTGCGCCTTGCCAACGGCGCCCGGCCCTCGGCGATACAGACGAGTTATTCTTCCGTGGGCCCTAAGTCTACGTCTAAGTCTTACGCCTAAGTCTATCTAAGGAGGCGCCCGAGCAATCCTGGAGCGACCATGGACCAGCCGATACTCATCGATCACCCGCTCGTTCAGCACAAGCTTTCGCTGCTGCGACGCAAGTCAACCGAAACCCACGTCTTTCGCAACACCCTGACAGAGCTCGGAACGCTCGTCGCCTACGAGATGACGCGGGACCTGCCCGTGGTGCGACGTCGGATCGAGACCCCGATGTCGACCACATGGGGCAGCACGTTTGAAACCAAGAACCTCGTGCTGGTAGCTGTACTGCGAGCCGGCAGCGCCATGGTAGAGGGGATGCTCAGGGTGCTGCCCTCGGCCCGCGTGGGACACATCGGTCTGTATCGAGAACCCACGACGCTGGTGCCCGTCGAGTACTACTGCAAGCTACCAGACCAGATGGAGCGGCGACTCGCCTTTGTGGTAGCTCCGGTTCTGGCGACCGGCAACAGCGCGGTTGCCGCGCTCGAACGGGTCAAGCACGCGGGAGCATTCTCTGTGAAATTCGCCTGCGTGGTGGCGGCACAACAGGGCGTTGACAACCTGCGGGCACACCACCCGGAGGTACCGGTGTATGCCGCGGCCGTCGATCCCGAGCTCGACGCGCAGGGCTACATCTTGCCGGGATTGGGCGACGCGGGCGATCGCATGTTCGGCACCCGATGACTCATCGATCGCTCGTATTGCTCGAGGTAGGTGGGCTATAGAGGCAGGCACGCCATGATCCCCGCCAGGCCATCTTCACCTGATCCGTCGGCCACGATCAGGTCCGCATAACGGCGCGTCGGAGCAACGTGTTTGAGATGCATCGGACGCACGCTGCCAAGATACTGAGCCTCGATGGCTGCGATGTCCCGCCCGCGTTCGCTGATGTCGCGCCGCACCCTGCGCAGAAGCCTTAGATCAGCGTCGGTGTCCACGAAGACGCGGAGATCGAGCAAACCACGCAGCTCGGCCTGACAAAAGAGCAGGATGCCCTCGACGATCAGCACCGGGCGGGGCGTCACACGACGGGCCCGCTCCTCGCGCGCGCGGGTCGCGAAGTCGTACTGCGGACAGTCCACGGCAACGCCCGACTTCAGGAGCCGCAGATGGTCTGCCAACAGCTCGTTATCCAGCGCCGCGGGCTCGTCGTAGTTGATGCTGGCTCGCTCGCCCGGCAGTGCCTGGGAGCGGTCGCGGTAGTACCAGTCGTGCTGGATCACGTCTGCAGCCGCGCGCCCTGCTCTCGCTTCGATGGCATTGGCCAACGTGGTCTTGCCGCTGCCGCTCCCCCCCGCAATCCCCAGCAAGAAGGTCCCTGGCCGCCTGACCGCCGATCGATCGCTCACTGCCGGGTAGTGTTCCCCGGCCGTGAGCGCGCGTCAAACCAGCCGGCCCTCCCCCGCCTGCCATTCCAGTTGCAGATTCAGGCCAAAGAGGCTGCACTACACGCTCTTGCTCACGGTGTGCACCGCGGCACCGCGCCGGGGCTCCAGCAGGCACGCCGTCCGCTTTGGGTCCTGCGCCACCCTATGGAGCTACCGTTGCGATGAAGTGGCCGGCTCCGCAAGCCCCCGGAGCGCTCCGGTGCTCAGATAGCGCTGCACGAAGTCCCGCACGGTCTGTATCTGGTCGGGATCGAAGCCAGGCTGGGTCGGCCCCCACGTGTAGCTCATGATATTGCCGGGCACGTCGCTGTGGCGACGGTTGCCAAAGAAGTGCCCGAGCTCATGGCCGAGCACGTTGGCCCCAGCGATCTTGGAGATGATCACATAGTGGCGACCTCGATAGGCGCGGGAGCGCCAATGCACCCCGTAGCGAAAGCGACCGGGTTCATCCACATCGCGAAGCGACGCCACGACGAAGCAGTTGACCACTGCAGGACGTGTAAAGGCGCCCAGCGCATGTCGATCTCGGCGGCTCTCCATGCGCGCCGACTTCGCATCCAGCGGGGTGATCGCAGTTACGCGAAAGGCCACTCCCGCCGGCGCGAACACACGGTTTGCGTCACGCGCCTGTCCTGCGATCCAGCCCCGATCCACGACGGGCGCTCCATGGAGCTGCGCAACGTGAAACCAAAGCGGCAACACGATCGGACGCGGTTGCGCCGCCGAAGCAGGCAAGCACAGCAGCACCGGCAACGACAGGAAGCACACTGTTCGACCGAGCCCACACATGCTGCCAGCATGCCGTGCTTGCGCGCGCCGCGCAGGCTTTTCCTGCCCATGCCGGATGCTTGATGCCCCAAAAACAGCGCGGAGCCGGCCTGGTGCAGTGTCCAGACCGGCTCCCGTCCTCGTCAGGGCGAAGATGCTGGCTCAGTCAGCGGCTTGGAGTGGCACCCCCGGGGGAGCTGCCGCTCGAGGACGCGGGCGTCCCGCCGCCGGCCGCAGGCGGCTCCGCGGGAACGGGCCCCGGAAACGGCGGGTCGACGAGCCCGGGCCCGCCAGGCACCGGACCGAACGGTCCGGAGAATTGCGGCGCCGGGAACTGGACTTCGGCTACGGCCGCGCCGAGATCGTTCATGTTATGGACGCGCACACCGCCGAAGCTGATGGAGTAGACGAACACGTCCATGTTGGCATCGTCGGCTGCAAAAAGACCGCGGCGCACCCGCGGCTCGTAGCCGCAGCTGAAGTGGCGCACCAGGCCGGCATCGGGGCAGTTGCGAGTGATCAAGCCCGTGTGGTCGATCGCGCCCAGGCGTTCGAAGCCCGTTGCGATCTCCACCCGAAAGAGCTCCAGCGTGCTCGAAAGACCCTGCTCGTAGCTGACGAAGGGGAACGCCAACAGATTGTGCTCGGGGTAGAACGTGAAGGCCTTGTGCTGCTGGCCCGCCTCGGATCGACCCTGCGTGCTGTAGACGTACTCATAGGCCACTCTGGGCTCAACAGGGTCGGTAACGTCGAAGATCTGCAGCTTCAGCCCCAGATCGCGGCCGGTCATGGGATCTCCCTCGCGGCCGATCGTGAGCAGGTGGTCGACTCGGTTGTCGCGCGGATCGCGAAGGGGATGCATGTACTGGCTGAAACCGCTGATGTGTGCCTCGCCGAGCAGCTTGGGAGCCCGAGGGTCGGACACATCGACCACAAAAAGCGGATCTTGTTGTTCGATTGCGGTCACGACGTAGGCGATGTCCCCCACGAAGCGCGTGGAGCGGATCGTCTCGTTCGGTGCGAGCTCCCCCGTTGTTCCAATGACGCTGAGCTCTCCCGGCTCTCCCTGGGCGAGCGCAAGCACCCGGTTTACCGTGGTGGTCTGCCACCACTCGGGGCTGCCAGCCGGAGCGTCCGGGTGGGTTTGCCTGCGCTCGGTGGTGGCGAGCCGGATCACCAGCTCTCCACTCGCTTCCCTGACCGCATCGAACGAGAACTGGTTATGAATCGTGCCCTCCACGAAACCCGAAGCGGAATACACGGTGTCGGTGGAATTCAGCTCGAACAGGTGCAGCGAGGTGCGGGGGGACGCCGCCCGCAGGCCCGCCTCGAGGAAGCTGCTACGCGCGAAATCGCGCTGTGCGAGCACCAAGACCTCGGCGTTGGAATACACTTCGGAGGCGTCTCCAAGCACCAGGGCGCCGCCAAGAGGCTTGGCCGGGTCCGCGAGATCCAGCGCCAGCACGCTCGTCATGCCGTAGTCCGTGAGGCCGGGCGCCGGCACGTAGTAGTTTTCGCAGCTCGGTTCCACCTCGACCAACCGGCCATCGGCGGCCCGTTCGAGCTGGCGCGGGAGCCAGTCGGAAAGCTCGGTGCGCTGGATGTCCTGCTCCAGCCGCGCTTGCCACGCGGCCACCTGGTGCAGAATGCTCGCCCCGTCGTAGGGTCGACCCCACGCGTCGAAGAGGCTGATGTTGGGCTCGAGAAAGCCGGGTGCCTTGAAGCCACCCCGGAGCACGGCTCGCACGAGCTGCCCGTGGCGGCGAGACGACAAGTAGTTTCCTTCAAAGAAGAGCTCGCGCCGAATCTCGAATTGCGAACCCGTGAGATCGAGCACCGTGATCTTGGTGAACATGGCTCCGTACCCGCAGCCAGGGCAGGCCGAGAACGTGGCGCCCGTCGAGCCGGGTGGGAGCGAGCCGGCCACAGCCGGATCCCCCTGATCCAGGACGTGGGAAAAGACCACGACCTGGGTGCTCCCGGCGCTGTCACCCTGAACGAACATCTCGCTCGGGTCCCCCTCGATGGCCTGCTCCGC
This genomic interval carries:
- the glgX gene encoding glycogen debranching protein GlgX; amino-acid sequence: MSIQRGTPFPLGASFDGVGTNFSVFSSTADEVHLCLFDRRGHEIRLALPGKTAGYWHGYLHGVRPGQLYGFRACGPYNPGSGLLFNPNKLLADPYARALSGKLRWHPSLLGRRRKDRGAAPEARDTARYVPRSVVADPFFDWEGDRPPRTPWCETLMYEAHVRGLTASHPQVPSELRGTYAGLCEPALIDHLRSLGVTTLALLPVHHFVTEQHLARKGLTNFWGYNPLGYFAPHAAYAASELPGSQVPEFKAMVKHLHRAGLEVVLDVVFNHTAEGNERGPVLSFKGLDNLVYYRTKPDRPDLYEDFSGCGNALDTRQPQVVRFIMDCLRYWVTEMHVDGFRFDLAAALIRDERDLNWSAPLLSAIGQDPTLRHVKLVAEPWDLGPDGYCVGGFPYPWSEWNGQYRDVVRDYWRGQEGMLGALASRLTGSADIYGPSGRSACASVNFVTCHDGFTLRDLVSHNRRHNEPNGEDNRDGETHNRSWNCGVEGGTEDPRVNALRATQQRNLLTTLLLSRGVPLLLAGDEMGRTQGGNNNAYCQDNRTTWLDWRHMDRGLLEFTKNLVRLRTQSTAFRRSGFCADGQEPVSYGRAGPGHYGCAQNTQVRATDGCEIAWFRPDGKAMSERDWEVPFARALTVLFEEPATAGGARGTYLLMFNAGSEALTFALPDEPPGTSGWICVLDTSSVDSTSEIPCTGRAIELPPRSTRVLRRATDCDGYPMTPPRSNARNSLKPPRRQPAIGR
- a CDS encoding GTP cyclohydrolase II, with protein sequence MRKSPSKKAKFISLTSHPGRSGTASLPIHWGEGSARQRGPVIGSLSNPAHRNVIGSHSGSYAIYRALAVATGALDPERVADLTDTSPTSQIGPHEAWRDPTKIVSIDAFGAVVGNAFSDLIAQGYDIRPTIAITRAKLHMPEIQSAQAQGRLQTDGVILCEAGECAATKIAIEPVWHLPGVARRFDIEESLLRHTLFQHTAGMFPELVTRNDLQVFLPPIGGMTVYLFGEVSTVADPSVPLTVRVHDECNGSDVFGSDICTCRPYLAHGVEACIRQAQLGGNGVIVYNRKEGRALGEVTKFLVYNARKRQAGGDRAEAYFERTECVAGVEDMRFQELMPDVLHWLGVRQIDQLVSMSSLKHEAITRSGISVVRRLAIPKELVPPDAHVEIDAKRAAGYYWSSTPPGADPRKRAQARSSGE
- a CDS encoding beta-propeller domain-containing protein, producing the protein MTLLVGPTRKQLAAAQIASFMAICTGCVANEAAPGGVDELVRRPVVAQLVRTDSCAALLEQIQADSIRKVRDRADALRDPATIERLREGVLNQGPFRGVPVDSVASSSGPGAAPAPPRATHGAGPSGGGAVGADPQSAPSSFTQTNTQVAGVDEADIVKFDAKAERMFVLHGSDLMVLRSWPAAGMEKLAEQAIEGDPSEMFVQGDSAGSTQVVVFSHVLDQGDPAVAGSLPPGSTGATFSACPGCGYGAMFTKITVLDLTGSQFEIRRELFFEGNYLSSRRHGQLVRAVLRGGFKAPGFLEPNISLFDAWGRPYDGASILHQVAAWQARLEQDIQRTELSDWLPRQLERAADGRLVEVEPSCENYYVPAPGLTDYGMTSVLALDLADPAKPLGGALVLGDASEVYSNAEVLVLAQRDFARSSFLEAGLRAASPRTSLHLFELNSTDTVYSASGFVEGTIHNQFSFDAVREASGELVIRLATTERRQTHPDAPAGSPEWWQTTTVNRVLALAQGEPGELSVIGTTGELAPNETIRSTRFVGDIAYVVTAIEQQDPLFVVDVSDPRAPKLLGEAHISGFSQYMHPLRDPRDNRVDHLLTIGREGDPMTGRDLGLKLQIFDVTDPVEPRVAYEYVYSTQGRSEAGQQHKAFTFYPEHNLLAFPFVSYEQGLSSTLELFRVEIATGFERLGAIDHTGLITRNCPDAGLVRHFSCGYEPRVRRGLFAADDANMDVFVYSISFGGVRVHNMNDLGAAVAEVQFPAPQFSGPFGPVPGGPGLVDPPFPGPVPAEPPAAGGGTPASSSGSSPGGATPSR
- the udk gene encoding uridine kinase; the protein is MSDRSAVRRPGTFLLGIAGGSGSGKTTLANAIEARAGRAAADVIQHDWYYRDRSQALPGERASINYDEPAALDNELLADHLRLLKSGVAVDCPQYDFATRAREERARRVTPRPVLIVEGILLFCQAELRGLLDLRVFVDTDADLRLLRRVRRDISERGRDIAAIEAQYLGSVRPMHLKHVAPTRRYADLIVADGSGEDGLAGIMACLPL
- a CDS encoding metallophosphoesterase produces the protein MQASVSTRAVAWMVATWALGCGDPMAGLTGPVSGALPQGVFTEGSHTLAVLPDTQFYSQQLPYLFELQTRWIAAVAHQIDLRYVLHLGDIVNSNSPLEWERAAQAMSFLDGVVPYVVVPGNHDYGPAGDASTRDTLMNHYLGFDKSARQPGFGGAYEWGKLDNTYHLFTAGGRDYIVVALEWAPRNVVLEWADGVMRQHPQRYGILVTHAYLNHNDRRYDHTDPVHPQDFNPHAYRTPGKVNDGEEIWQKLVRHHRFVIALNGHVLGDGTGYLASITDLGNTCHQMLSNYQGRPQGGEAYLRLLEFLPDGISVRVFTYSPLLTTFLTSADQQFEFELD
- the upp gene encoding uracil phosphoribosyltransferase; translation: MDQPILIDHPLVQHKLSLLRRKSTETHVFRNTLTELGTLVAYEMTRDLPVVRRRIETPMSTTWGSTFETKNLVLVAVLRAGSAMVEGMLRVLPSARVGHIGLYREPTTLVPVEYYCKLPDQMERRLAFVVAPVLATGNSAVAALERVKHAGAFSVKFACVVAAQQGVDNLRAHHPEVPVYAAAVDPELDAQGYILPGLGDAGDRMFGTR
- a CDS encoding URC4/urg3 family protein, whose amino-acid sequence is MSSEQCEALRLLRRPAIIRTRCDRILEAALAGRSRHFHVRLDRLTEIASCVARVTRARYPDLRVPYHSRWRHFGVDGRDRYAQLQAEHPGCSGWGPEDRARSMIDLTVVSVLLDAGAGHGWRFLERETGKRYGRSEGLALASLHLFGSGVLSCQPTSPLRVDAEGLERLSEARFAAAFQAGPENPLAGLENRVRLLRRLGRACRLTPEVFERNGELRPGHLLDHFRRLAGSSSLDAAEVLEHLLAALAPIWPRRLELAGSNLGDVWRHPQAGGNGTSRGLVPFHKLSQWLTYSLIEPLQVGGLKLRSLEALTGLAEYRNGGLFIDYGALELKHPETLAGPQQVGSEAVIEWRALTVSLLDRLADEVRDNLGRSSEQLPLARILQGGTWEAGRRIAGERRSHAAPPIVVSSDATVF